The following coding sequences are from one Lolium rigidum isolate FL_2022 chromosome 6, APGP_CSIRO_Lrig_0.1, whole genome shotgun sequence window:
- the LOC124662355 gene encoding histone H2B.1-like gives MAPKAEKKPAEKKPVEEEPATEKAKKTPAAKKPKAGKSLPAGKTAAKEGGEKRGRKKGKKSVETYKIYIFKVLKQVHPDIGISSKAMSIMNSFINDIFEKLAGESAKLARYNKKPTITSREIQTSVRLVLPGELAKHAVSEGTKAVTKFTSS, from the coding sequence ATGGCGCCCAAGGCAGAGAAGAAGCCAGCGGAGAAGAAGCccgtggaggaggagccggcgaccgaGAAGGCCAAGAAAACCCCCGCCGCGAAGAAGCCCAAGGCGGGGAAGAGCCTGCCCGCCGGGAAGACCGCCGCCAAGGAGGGCGGCGAGAAACGGGGCaggaagaagggcaagaagagcgTCGAGACCTACAAGATCTACATCTTCAAGGTGCTCAAGCAGGTCCACCCCGACATCGGCATCTCCTCCAAGGCCATGTCCATCATGAACTCCTTCATCAACGACATCTTTGAGAAACTCGCCGGCGAGTCCGCCAAGCTCGCCAGGTACAACAAGAAGCCCACCATCACCTCCCGGGAGATCCAGACTTCTGTTCGTCTTGTTCTCCCAGGGGAGCTCGCCAAGCACGCCGTATCTGAGGGCACCAAGGCCGTCACCAAGTTCACTTCTTCTTAG
- the LOC124664095 gene encoding probable LRR receptor-like serine/threonine-protein kinase At3g47570 — protein MGNGIDVECSKQLHLQRAAGSTVQGGTAGSAGTSLSTMAAMARRMSSVPKGGVFRNLTYVSIAGNSMLCGGVPQLHLASCSMTNTGKNKIGWSKSIIIALATTGSILLLISLVVLTHIFCKKAGRQKDQEPPMLMEERYPRDSYNALSMGTDGFLEANLLGKGRYGAVYKCTMDDEDTSTTVAVKVFNLQQSGSSRSFDIECEALRIVRHRSLIKVITCCSGVDPQGQEFKALVFEFMPNGSLEGWLHPESEELTLSNTLSLGQRLDIAVDVVDAIEYLHSHCEPPIIHCDLKPSNILLAEDMSARVGDFGISKILGEKIISNQNNSNSTVGIRGTIGYVAPECGEGSAVSTAGDVYSLGILLLEMFTGRSPTDDMFRDSLDLHKFADDALGEKTLEIADSTIWLHAEPKDDTASNRIKDCLVSIFRLGISCSKQQPRDRMLIRDAAVEIHTVRDEYLMFSTYEYLTYG, from the exons tgccAAAAGGAGGTGTTTTCAGGAATTTAACTTATGTGTCAATTGCTGGAAATAGCATGTTATGTGGTGGAGTGCCTCAGCTTCACTTGGCTTCATGCTCTATGACCAACACAGGCAAGAATAAAATTGGGTGGTCGAAGTCAATCATAATAGCTCTTGCAACAACAGGATCAATATTGTTGCTCATTTCACTGGTTGTCCTCACTCATATTTTCTGCAAGAAGGCAGGAAGACAGAAGGACCAAGAACCGCCTATGCTTATGGAGGAAAGATATCCGAGAGACTCTTATAATGCATTATCAATGGGAACTGATGGATTCTTGGAAGCAAACTTGCTTGGGAAAGGAAGATATGGTGCTGTCTACAAATGCACTATGGATGACGAAGATACAAGTACAACTGTGGCTGTAAAGGTGTTTAACCTTCAACAATCAGGATCATCCAGGAGTTTTGACATCGAGTGTGAGGCGTTGAGAATAGTGCGTCACCGTTCCCTTATAAAGGTTATCACATGTTGCTCGGGCGTCGACCCCCAAGGGCAAGAGTTCAAGGCGCTAGTTTTTGAGTTCATGCCTAATGGTAGTTTAGAAGGTTGGCTTCATCCAGAATCTGAAGAACTCACTTTGAGTAATACACTCAGCCTAGGTCAGAGGCTAGATATTGCTGTTGATGTTGTGGACGCAATTGAATACCTTCACAGCCACTGTGAGCCACCAATCATCCATTGCGATCTCAAGCCAAGCAATATTCTTCTTGCGGAGGATATGAGCGCCCGTGTTGGAGATTTTGGCATCTCAAAAATACTTGGCGAAAAAATAATAAGTAATCAAAATAATTCAAATAGCACAGTTGGGATAAGAGGTACCATTGGTTATGTTGCTCCAG AGTGTGGGGAAGGCTCTGCAGTCTCAACTGCTGGCGATGTGTACAGCCTAGGCATATTGTTGCTTGAGATGTTTACTGGAAGGAGCCCCACAGATGACATGTTCAGAGATTCACTGGATCTGCATAAGTTTGCCGACGATGCTCTTGGCGAGAAAACCTTGGAGATAGCTGATTCGACAATTTGGCTGCATGCAGAACCAAAGGATGACACTGCAAGTAATAGAATCAAGGATTGCTTAGTTTCCATCTTCAGGCTCGGCATATCCTGCTCAAAGCAACAACCCAGAGACAGAATGCTGATAAGAGATGCAGCAGTAGAGATACATACAGTCAGAGATGAATACCTCATGTTTTCAACTTATGAATACTTAACTTACGGCTGA